From the genome of Megachile rotundata isolate GNS110a chromosome 3, iyMegRotu1, whole genome shotgun sequence:
AGAGTCGACGGACCAATTCGACAGATCCAAGGATCTGGGTCTTGTGATCTTCATCTTCAGTCTGCGATCTAATGTACTAACTTTATTTGGTATGGCTGCCAGTTCTGGATCGCTCCTTCTCAACGACTCGTAAATTGGGTCGATACCGGAGCTGTTCTCGTTCTCGTAATCCTTTACGTACATTAGTTCGCCGTATAAACCGTATACGTCGCAGTTTTCCCCGGAACTCTGCGAGCCTGACATCGAGCTCGACAGAAATCCTCCGCCAGAACCAAGACCTCTTGGAAGAGTTTTGGAACCTTTGTATTCGTATTCCTTGCTTCGTTTCCTTCTCAACATCACTGGACTGCCTGCTAACTgttgtttcaattttataatactatTCGACATCGAAGAATCCAAGCTTGCACGATCCCTAGTTCTGTTCTCCGTCTCTTTCGTCCTCAATTGTACAGTCTCCTCGTCGTTGATTTCTTCGGAAGTCGAGCAGCTCGTCGTGTTCTTCGGATTCTGAATAGCGAGTAGAAACGTGATGGGGCCAAAATGCGCGTGGTAAGAGATATTTACACGGCCACTGATAATAGGTACGCCTTCCAATCTAGGCAGAGGTATCGTCAAACTTATGCCTACGTTGGTACCGACCCAAAGGAGGCCTTTACACGCCAACAGTGCTGTCACAGTGACGGCTGTCTGATTGTTATTTAAGTTGTCGCCGCATGAATTCGAAGCGTTATTCGATCTCGTTACTCTCAGTACGTTGGACGCTATGTTAATGTCTTGTAGGTGTTTGAACGTTTCCGTGTGATATAGACAGACGGTGCTGGAGTTCTTGAGAGCAACCCAGAGACCAACTCCAGAATGAGCCATCAGTTTTACGCTACCAACGTGTTCGTGCTGTACGCTGAAACTTTTGGTGATGTCGCCGTTCACTCCGTGAAGTACCCAAACTTTCTTACCACAGGCGGCATATACGGACGTATTAATTGGCATCAAGCACGACACTGGCTCGCTACCTAGAGATATCACGTACGGGTCTCTGAGGTTCCACGTGCCGTCTACTTGTCTCTTGAATAAAAGAAGCAGACCAATTCCCAGAGCGACGAAAACGTTATCGCAATGATGTTTGATTTGTATTACTGGACCGGATACGGAGTAGCTTCCGAGTTGTTCTTGCTTCTCGGGTTCCGAAGCGGCGTAGATGATGATCTTGCGAGAATCCGTGCCCATCCAGACGAGGTCGTTTGCTAATGACAGTGAGTCAGAGGATACACCTTTTATAAATTCTATGGCGGCCACTTTAGTTTCTACCAAGTCGAAAGCGGTAATTTGTTTCAAGGAAGTTGCCGAAGCTGTTGTCGATTGACCGAATACTGTTATGTGACTGGATATGCCGTCCCCTGTGCATATCCACAAGTAACTTTGACTTCTGCCGCGACGCCTCGTAGGTCGAGAATTTTGTGTTGTGTAGTAGCAACCGCAACGTACCTGAAAAAAGTTTATTTTGATACATTGTCTTCCAAAATACTGCTTTTTTAAGGTAAAAAACAAATTGctcaaataatatttcatattatcttACTTCTGTTTGATGTTGCGAATGATACACCTGTTGCGAGCTAACAAAGAGTGGCATTTTTGTGGATGGTCTTTGTTCTTGTTCAGGTACTTCCCAAGAAGGAGAATTGTTCGGATCCAAGGCTAGTTGGGCTAACCTAAGttcagttatccagtctttttTTACTAAAGGATTCTCTGTTTGGAACGTATACATTTGACCTTGCTTCGTTACTAACTGCAAACAACAACTGTCTGCCCAAACCATATCCTCATCTTTTTGTTGTATCGAAAGTTGTATGGATTGTAAGATTTGCTTAGTTTTTTCCAATGTCATTCCCTATAAGCATAACattatcaaatgatcaaatgataCAATATCATATAACTAGTTTACTTTTCTATGTAATTTTTTCTTACCTCGTATTTGCCCTTTAGCTGTGCAACTAAGTCACTTATCCTAGACATCACCTCGTAATCGTGCATTAAATCGCTCATTTCTACACAAAGATTATCCGCACCCGCTTGTCCACATTCTCCGCTTTTGTCAGACTTCAGACTGCCACCTTTATTTAAACCAGCAGTCAGTAAGCGACTCAATGTTGGCGAAGTACTTGTATCCTGAATCTGTATCAATACATACATGTTATTACTATCACGACTGCCTATCAgttgattattaattattggatgttctaaaaatattaaattgtatttgtaCCTCAATATCTGATACAGGATATGTCCACTTCAAGGTTAGTCTCTCGCTTCCACTGAAGTCTTCCGTGGACCGTGGGGTTACGGAAACGCACACTACGagatcattcaataacaataacCTTCTCCTCTTGGACTTCGTTATCATTCCATTTTGATTAAACTCCTACAACAATTGAACGTAACGTAAGTAATTCATCATTGTGATCCTATATTACAAAGTGATAATGCTTACCAATTGCGTGACGTTATCTTCCCTTATGAGATACCTGGACGACGACGAAAGAGGACGATGAGATAATTTTCCAGACACGTGTCGTAACATCTCTTTAAACGCCTGGAACTGTTCCGCTTCTCGTTTTCTTTCGTTCAACATTTCAGCCAGGCTCTCTAATTGGGTCAACGCTAATTGTAACGACATTCTATCGTGATGTCCTTGGGGCGTATGTTTCAATAAGTCCTAATGAAAGTTTGTATCACTATGATGCAATTAGCGGAAATCAAGTTAAACGTATACTTCTGTGCACGGTAGGcgtccctagggaaaatggcaatGCAGAGGAAGGAAACCATCAGACTTTTTTCCTGGTTTGTaggttttcaattttagaaaatttgggagtgcAGCAAATGTACGATACTTCTCTCTTATTCAAAGGATGCCTACGTTGCATCGAAGAATGCATTCATTAGTGTACTTACTTGTAAGAATAGTATAAATTGTGGAAACCTCTGTACTGGTTTAACCATTAATCCGAAAAAGGATAGTCTGTCATGTGCGCTAATTTGTTTCACCTATAAATACGACAGCGATAAATACAATCATTACTTTactaaaaatacaatcataaaaaaacccGTGATGCAAGACAAACCTTGAAAAAATCAGCCAAGGCAGTCTTTCTCTTAGACTCCTGCTTAGCCAAATCCATAGctactgaaaaattatttataaacccGCTATAAATGTCAAGAACGATAGCTTTGCTGAAACTGGCTACAAACACGTCTCCTAACTTTTCATCTTTGTCCCATGAACGCACGCATTCCGCTaacgcgattctgaacaacgTATGGCATTGCAGAATCTCAGGCAATCTATGAAACAACGTCGCTATTTTCGCCTGACTTAATATAGGCGGTGAGGATTCCTCCAAAGGTTTCTTGTAATCCTGAAACGGAACGCGTATCTTCAACGTGATCCTCAATTCCGCGAAAGGGGCTCGAATACTGGTATTAGTGGTGATACGATACATTCACTAGCCTCTGCAATGTAGACACGTAACTGTTCTCGGAGTGCACTATAGCGGCTACTATGTGTCGACGCTTCAACTGTTGAGGAGTTAAATTCGGAGGTGTCGGTGGAAGTGCAGGCGGCGTTTGTCTACGTTGTTGCATACACTGGAACTGCACCATCGCGCTGTTTTCTTCTTCCACCTAAAACAGaaacataataaattttctgagtATGAAGTTcttgtaaaaattgtagaatattaaTCTCTTCGAAAACAGTTTTTGTatagtgtatatatatgttataGTGGTGTGTGTTAAAGGAATTAAGCTTGAAGGGGACTAATCTGAACAAAGGAATGAAATCTTACAAAACAGAAGTAAATGGTCTTCTTTTAACACACTATCTATACAATCTGGTTATTAACAAACAGAATGTTCATATTTAATATGATACAGATACCAAAAGAATTAAGTTTGAAAAGAGAAAAACTAAATCCTAATGTAATTACTTCGCACAGTTGCGGCATTTGAGGTGTTTTAATGGGACTGGTGAGGGAAACAGTGTCGGAGGAGTCAACGTCATACTGTTGCGTCGACCCCCTCCGAATGCTAAACCATCTGGATAGTCTTCCATGGTTCCCGGGCGAATCCAATGGGTCAGCATTGTTCACTCGCATATTCTGCGGTCTCCATTTGTCACACAGCGTTCTCGCCTTGTGTAACGTGTTCCTCAACTGGCAATTACttctgtaaaaattatttaggcTATTAGTTCTTTTCATAGAGGAAGggtataattgtatattttccAATAATGGAGGAACAATGACTGTACGGGAAATGGTGCGATAAAACGTTACTTACTTAATACTGATATTACTCTTCTCGCTTTCATCGTCCGAGGAGAGGTCATGATCCGACGCTGAGCACCAAGAGTCCTCGCTTCTAGCAGATTGCGTCGAAGTGTTGGACCTGGTTGCCTCCAACGAAGGATGCTGTCTGTGCGTTTGCCCGACAGTTTCCATTTTAGTCGGACCTACGTCATCCCATGATCTGCACCTTGAACGTGGTTCATCTGCAACAATGCGATAcgttcaaatttaatatatattcgGTTTATTTTAAACTTAGGTGCTGATCTACACCACCTTGAAACGTCCTGTGAAGgtcatattacaatttttaaatgatcacacgttaacatttataaattcctaaattctctaaacctacaaatttctgaacctcCACTtctaaatacaattaaaaaattcctgaaactttccaaattcttacatccatGGCATACTGTCAATTCAGTGTTCCCTATTTCGTTATCGTCAAATATGAAGAAAGATTCGTTGAACGATTTCTCCGAGATAACTCATTAGCATACGCCTTAACATTGCTGTATTTTTGTGAAACACTTGACGAAAGCATCTATTTATACAACTATGTCTCAATCGTAACAAGATTTAATCACTGTTCCTCGAAAGTCGATTAAATCATTATTATTTGCAGTTTAATCGAAAATGGTAGTCTCTCAAGCTTGTCGCTCTACttttttccaaaataaattctctacactttctCCAGTTTGGTAACGCATATAGATAGTGGTATCTTTTATCAAATGTTTGCCACTAACTAATGGAAGAATACCAAATGCACAACGCTCGTGAAAATCTACTCGCGACAAAGATGTTTGGAAACAACTATGCATACAGATTACCAATGTGAGTCATTTCTTGAAATTCGTAACGTTGATCAAACCGCATCGTACATAGCTGACCTTTGCTCGCGGTACGCTATGAATTCATTAAATGCATTTTTTTATCGCAAAAAGGAATTGAAGGTCATCCGCATTGTTCTCAAGATGGCAGCCGCATGCTGAGCTTCTTCCGAATACATTTTTATGCATGATTTTTCTCAAGGAAGTATTGCGCGTATTTCTTATGTAGATCAATTCAAGGAGTTCAAAAGTTCAAACGTAATCCTGGAGGAGATACCAGATACAAACGCAAAGACCTTCGTACAGTGAGAAAATAAGATTCGTGTAATTTAAAATAGCgtcgaaaatatcaaaatataagtGTGAGTGACGCCTGCTCGTTTATTCCGAATATCATTCATGAACTTTGTGTGGTCTGCGTCAGTTCGCCTGTCGCTCCCGGCAATCGTTCGAGTTAAACACTTGACTCGTTCCCACGTTTCGGAGATAGACGTGGACAATGATCAATGTTTACTCTCTTACGGAGTCTGAAacgttcaaatttcgaaatgtttAGATTTTCAAAGTCTACGGcgtcaaattccacaattcataaattcctaattctctaaatctcaaatttcccaattttcaaatttccaattcccatatttcccaatttccacattccctaatttccacagttcccaattcccacattccccaattcccacatttcctaatttctacatttcccaattcccacatttcccaattcccacatttcccaattcccacattccccaattcccacattccccaaattccaaactccccaaatcccaaactccccaaatcccaagctccccaaatcccaaactccccaaatcccaaactccccaaattccaatctccccaaatcccaaatcccccgaattccaaatcccccgaatcccaaatcccccgaatcccaaatcccccgaattccaaatcccccgaatcccaaatcccccgaatcccaaatcccccgaatcccaaatcccccgaatcccaaatctccgaaatcccaaatcccccaaatctccgaaatcccaaatcccccaaatcccaaatccctaattccccaaatctcccaaatcccaaatcccccgaacccctaattccccaaatctcccaaatcccaaatcctaaatcccccaatcccaaattctccaaatcccaaattcccaattccccaaatcctccaaatcccccaaatcccaaatccccaattccccaaattcctaaatatcccaaTCCTCAGAccccaaagttaaaaaaaatggcCATAAAGTCTACGTAAAACATTTAAAACGGTTTTATGAATTAAAATGCTCACGTGCCATTTATAAATGTGGGAAAGAACGAACGAAATGCAGAATGAGCCGCGTTAACCAGATAGTCACCCTGATGTTAACACCGAGGTAACTTGAGTGCGGCACGCACACCGGAAGATCCAATAAAACCAACAACGCGTGAACCTACCACTTCCGCACGGGGGACTGTCAGCATCGCAGCATCGTTAATTGCAACAGAATAAATCCTAAGTTCAAGTTCAAAGGATGCAAGTCTTTTGATATCAGAATTCATGTTTTGTATCTTGTAACAGCATACACCTGTTTTAGCGCCTTAGCTTCATTATTAATGGATCTTGAATTTCCCTCCTTTTTGCTGTACATACGGAAAAGGAAATTGCTAGAACaattatgtataatgtatacaaCATATGTTCAGTATTAACTAActagtaattaaattaatattaatttaacttcTAATCTCTCGGTAAGATCGGAAAATTTAATATCGAATTGTGTCTTCGTTAAGAATGTTTCTACTTGAAAGAAAGGTTATGTCACCTTCGATTACCATAAAGCTCAATACAGTTGCACGGTCGAGTCTTGCTTTTTTACCGATACTCCTAGAACCTTGGATCTGTATCTTAACGGAATTAGTCACTGAACGTATTCATCAGATTGCGTCTCATTATATAATTCTTAACGCATAATCTAACCGAGTATGTATTGTTACatcaacatttgaaattttcaaatcgacatgaatattgcaacgcgtcgaactcGATTTCTTAACGACCGATTACTCTTTGCTATGTTAACACTGATCGCGAGCAAATTCATGGAAAAATGCGCAGTGCAGTGTCACGTTCAAGGATATTTTCGATCTTCGTCACTTTTCTAATAAGTCTGCTTTTGTATTTTACACCTACAGTAAATATATGTCTTTTTCATCAGCACAGAAACATTAGAAACATAACTATTGCGAGATGACCACGAGAGGAGAGGCTATGTACTGTATTCcaatttggcgggaaatttgaacaaGGTATTTTCATAGAATAGAGATGTGTAATTACAAAGCTTTGCTAAATGTAACTGTGCCTTATTTTTAAAGTACTATATGTTAACTttgagtaaaaatatttaagacaAGATTTTATAAGGCCTCGAACTAGTTCCGTCTATAAGTCGTCCTTGAACTAAGCAAATTTATGATAACGAAACTATTAAGAGGATTATATGATTTATCCAAAAATAGTCTTAATACATGTCATTGAAGAATTCATGCATACGAATCACGTTTCTTAAGCAACAATGTGATCTCTGAAGACATATTAACGATTATGATTATGAGCGATTATGTACGACATAGCGTTACATCACTTTTTCCTAAATGGTAAAGACTGAATAGGTAAAACGATTCCTTTTACAGTAGCcataagaaatattaaatttgtactacttcaaaatgaaaattctttTTCAACGAGTAACGCGAACTTCGTCaatataacctaaaaatgaTACTGTTTTAAGACTATTTGGCGGAGAGTTAAGCCGAGTATATTTATGAAAACAATTTCAAGAGAACATCGCAAACATACGAACTTTATTGCCCTGTCTTGTACAAGGGTAAAAGGCTAAAGGTTCAAGGATAAAAACACAGCCGAGAAGAACGCGATCTTCGCACCGTATCCTTTCTTCTTGCAAACCGGAAATCACCATGAACGACACACAACGCATTCAGAATGTTCACTCGACACGTCAGTTCGACCTCGAGACTAACACGCGCTCGTTTCTACAAACGAGATATCTTGAACGGGCGGGAAATGAAAGGAGAGCAATAAACAGAGACGTTAGGctaaccaaatttctaaatttaaaactttataaatttccacAGATTTACTTTCCGCGGCGCCTAAGTTCTCCTAAGCTAATTTTCCGCAAACTGTACACGTTTAGTCAACGTACTTACTAGCTTGATTTACTGTAACAGAAATATTTATCAGGCTTCAGTGAACCGAGAGAAACAATGCAACGATGCTCTTTGAACGGAGCTTCGTAGAATGAAAAACGACGACTCCGTAGATCGGAGCTTACGGGATAAATCATATCATTGGCAGCAGACTTGGTCATTACTGTCTTCGGAGATAAACACGACCGGTCGAGACACCCCTATTGCTTCGTAGGTTTTACTCGCGCGCAGGAAGTCGATTATCGCGCCACCATGCATCGCGTACATAAGCGATCAAGAAAATCATGTTCAATAACGAGGATGAGCATGATCACCAATTTAAGGACTGTTTAAAATGTACTTAATTTTATGCTGCCAGCCATTACTGCCGTTTCACCGGATCAATTTTATGCCTGGCCATTAAATGCGAATTAAAATAATCAACTTTCCTCCTTTTAATACCTGTTGTTCTACAAAAACAACCTGGTTATGCGTATTCCTTTATGaataactaaattaaattatttgctaTTAAAAGAATGTTCAATGTTCCTTCTTTTCAAGTACAAATATAAAGCAAGATTTTGGATTTTATGttccattaaaaatattagcaTTTCGTGATTTATAGAACATCGAGTGCAGCATGGAAGCGGACGTTGATACATGGGTCATGCACGCAATTTAGCGTTTAAGCGTGGGTCACGTACGCAATTTAACGTTTAAGCGTACATCAATTGCAGAATTTAATGTTGGAACATGGGATATCTATGATTATGCGTGGGTCACCCATATAATTTATTGTCGGGCGTGGGTCATCCAGGGTGGCGCGTGGGTCATTTgcagaatttgaattttaaggCTTGGTCACTCCACAGAATCCATATCGACCCGTGGGTCACGCGATGAAGTTGTTATCGAGTCGTGGGTCACTCGCGTAAATTAATATTTGGGCGTGGGTCATTCGTGAAATTAAACTTCTAAGCGCGGATCATCCATACAAGTCAAAATTGTTGCGTGGGTCACGCGAAATATTCAGCACCGTGCAGTGGGTCATGTGAGATATTTAGTATCATGCAACGGATCACTGGAAATATTCAGTATCATGCTGTGGGTCATGTGAAATATTCAGTATCACGTCGTGGGTCACATGAGATATTCAATATCATGCGGTGGGTCACGCGAGGTATTCGGTATTGAGTCTTAGGTCATAGGATATATCTAGTATTGTGTCGTGGGTCACCCATGTTATTCAGTATCGAGTGTGCGTCATGTTATTTATCTTCAATGTGTAGATCACTCATAAAGTTTAACAGCGATGCATGGGTCATCCAATCCAAAGCGTTGATCATTTACCCATAGTgccaattatttattgaaaataatttaacatcTTGCTATGGGTCACAAGAATAATTTACCGCAGAACATGGATCAATCTACAATTAACTTAAACTCCCAATATCCACAGGTAGAACATTCGAAATAATTACTcggcaatattttaatataaaaagattTGAATGGTGTCATTTAGTAAACAACAAAAAGAGACGCAGTGAGCAGCAATTAAAACGTTAAACTTGTAAAGCAAACGAAACATTGAGTGGTACTTGGGCAGACCACAAGGGGCGAAGGATGACTCGTTTTCTCCGATTCACCGAACactcaaattattttttcaacgTGTGTCGCAACACGGACTTTCACGAACGAAAATGTTTGAAAACTTATCGTTCTCTGCCCACGCGGCTCTGGCCACGCACGAGTGAACCGAGTACAAACGTGTCGGCTATCTAGCGCGTGCATGCACAACGGACGAGCACGTGTACTTTTACAAGGAAAAATATTTGCGAAtcactttttctttctttttgaaAACAATTTCCGAGATTCATGCTGCGTTCGCGAACGAATGTACTCTCGGTTTATTCGTTCAACAAACAGGCCGTGGAACGAAGTGTTCGAGAAGAAATTCTGTAACGGCTAGGTACACATACATTTTTAGCCCTTGCAAAGGCAATTGAGTACTCGTTGAAGATCCGATACTTTGCATTTTAAGATTTGCGAAGAAAATATCGCGAAGAGTTTGGAGATAGCGAACGATAGGATGACGGAacgaaataattttagaaaGGAAATTGATAAACGATTTTATGCACGCGATTGTACACGTGATTTGGCTTTCTTTCCATCATCGATTTCGTTCTCGTCAAAAGCAGACAAGTTAATCTTTGGAACTGACATCTGATAGATATAACAGTTCGATTTTAATATAGCACGACGAACAGTACTCTGTTATCGAAGTACCCATTTGTTCCCTTTTCACGAACAGATACAAGAGAAATGAAATCCAGTCCTGTTTAGAAATCTCTTACAAAACGTACCAAGAATTACAATGTTTCTTTATCTATACTACCATCCGACTATATCAAATTGGAAGCCGCActcaaaatgttaataaattggACAGTTTCCCAACTATCTACTTCCTACTGCGAATCAATTGCTACGTCACCAGTTTCACGCCAACTAATTCGAAAAGCAATCGCTAGTCCGTGCACACTTCGGAAACATCGAATAACGTAATCCATAATTTTGTCACAACGGGAACTACGTACATGCATAAATTACTCATACTGACCGGAAAATCACGGCAAGGACTTCGAAACCGATTAGAGCACTACCGGTCACAGAACTCGCAGTACTAGGGTCTAATCGAGTTTATTCGCAACATCGAAACACAATACGACGAAATATCTCGCGCAAAATCTTTACCGAAGCACTGGACGAGGCACCGACACACGAGACGTGCCGCGACGACTGGCAACGATTGTCACGAGGACGCCGCTGTTCGCCCCTTTTTCCCGTCGACGATCTCGATGTAAACACGACCGATAAGGACGATAAGAGCAACGCGACCGTCGAGTTGGAGCACACGATCGACACTATTCCTTCGCGAGTCGAGTCGCGTCTCTCATTCTCTGTTGCGGTCGGTTCGACCCACGCGTTCTTACtggcgaaacagagacagcagaGGCAGAGGAGCTTTACGCTTGTGTCTCTCCCGATGCACGCGATAGCGCGGGCGCATGCGTTTCACGGATGTCATCTGCGCGTTAAGTGACCGTGTAACGCACGTTGCGAACAACTACTTACGTTTCGCGAGTGTATGTAGCCtttgcattggcgtaactagaatttTCACCTTTGGTCACTAGACAAATGCACGTCGGTAccctttgaaaattttggaatttcaagacaCAGTGATTCGAGAATCTGAGTGTACGGTTCgaggatttgagtatttaaaaaatggagATCTATTTATTTGAGTACTTGGATTTTAGAAACtgagtatttacaaatttagaattctGACCACTTGAGaagtcaaaaatttgaaaacttgtagtTCTAAAAATGTCCAACATGAGGTAAACGATCATATTTATAAAGAGCCAAATCATCcctacctagttacgccaatgtggtCGATTGCTGCAACGACACGGGTGGAAATGAATCTTCAGAATGATCTATCCTGTTCTCCCGTGGGAGAACGAGCGTCACACTGTAATCGGTTTAATGCCTTGTATTGTTCCAGCCAGCCGAGCGGGATCGAGCAAGGTGTAATACTCCTGACTTCAACTACTGTTAATAACATGTTTCTGAACTACTGTTAATAACATACTCGCTAACTCGCTTCATTTTTATTCAATGCAGCAGTTATCGagtgcaatttgaaaattgataagtGCGTTTTTAACTTGCCTTTTTATGTACCGCTGCGGTTAACAAAAGAACTGTTATAAAAAGATGTGATACATAATGTGATATATCGGTCAGTTACGCGGTGACTTCGCTGGCAGTGATTCACCGGTAACCCACGACTAGTCTAACGTGTTAGATTCATTGAACCGACTAGAAGGGAATTGAACAGGTATCGATAACTAATGAAACGTTCATGTATTTGATAATTCGAATAAGACACACATATTGGTACTCGATTATGAACTTAAGATTATCAAAATGATCCATTTCGAAGACTGTGAGTCACTGGAACGACTTTTGCAGGAAGTATTGGTATATTACTATTCGATAAGGATCGCGTAGGTCACTTGAGCGATTTATTAGACTCATACATCGCTCGAGTGATTAATCGAGATTGATAACTGACACTTAAACCAGTTTCGTTGAGGATTTTCCGAAAAAATGTCGTTCATGCGATTCGGCGTCGATGCGTGGGCCACGCGAATTCGAATCGTGGGTCACGCATATTTGAATTCGAAGCGTGAACCATATAAGTAATTGCAACCTCAGATGTTGGCCACGCAAGTAATTTAAGCGCTGGTCCGTGGGTCATCCGTGGGTCACGCATATTTGAATTCGAAGCGTGAACCACATAAGTAATTGCAATCTCAGATGTTGGCCACGCAAGTAATTTAAGCGCTGGTCCGTGGGTCATGCGTGGGTCACGCAGTCGATTTGAAGTCGATGCATGTTATACGTAAAATATTATTGTGACGAAGTGTAGACCATGTAAATGATACCAATACCGGTGGGTCACACGTGGGTCATGTAGTCGATTTGAACTCGGGGCATGGTATACATGAAATATTAACGTGTGGGTCATGTAACTGATACAAGTATCGGTGGGACATGTAAACAACTGAGATTTAAAATCGTGGGTCACCCAGTCGAAATAGGATCGAAAGCATACGATGATGCGTGGGTCATGGAAGCAATTCGAATAAGATAAAAGAGTGTTAACGATTTAAAGTTAAGAGTCAGTACCCCGATATTACTGGTCGTGGGTCAATTCAACAATTTACTATTGAAGGTCTAGGACACAATCGAACGTGGGTCATTACGAACTACT
Proteins encoded in this window:
- the LOC100877278 gene encoding rho guanine nucleotide exchange factor 10 isoform X3; protein product: MEELHNGVILIKYEPRSRCRSWDDVGPTKMETVGQTHRQHPSLEATRSNTSTQSARSEDSWCSASDHDLSSDDESEKSNISIKSNCQLRNTLHKARTLCDKWRPQNMRVNNADPLDSPGNHGRLSRWFSIRRGSTQQYDVDSSDTVSLTSPIKTPQMPQLCEVEEENSAMVQFQCMQQRRQTPPALPPTPPNLTPQQLKRRHIVAAIVHSENSYVSTLQRLVNDYKKPLEESSPPILSQAKIATLFHRLPEILQCHTLFRIALAECVRSWDKDEKLGDVFVASFSKAIVLDIYSGFINNFSVAMDLAKQESKRKTALADFFKVKQISAHDRLSFFGLMVKPVQRFPQFILFLQDLLKHTPQGHHDRMSLQLALTQLESLAEMLNERKREAEQFQAFKEMLRHVSGKLSHRPLSSSSRYLIREDNVTQLEFNQNGMITKSKRRRLLLLNDLVVCVSVTPRSTEDFSGSERLTLKWTYPVSDIEIQDTSTSPTLSRLLTAGLNKGGSLKSDKSGECGQAGADNLCVEMSDLMHDYEVMSRISDLVAQLKGKYEGMTLEKTKQILQSIQLSIQQKDEDMVWADSCCLQLVTKQGQMYTFQTENPLVKKDWITELRLAQLALDPNNSPSWEVPEQEQRPSTKMPLFVSSQQVYHSQHQTEVRCGCYYTTQNSRPTRRRGRSQSYLWICTGDGISSHITVFGQSTTASATSLKQITAFDLVETKVAAIEFIKGVSSDSLSLANDLVWMGTDSRKIIIYAASEPEKQEQLGSYSVSGPVIQIKHHCDNVFVALGIGLLLLFKRQVDGTWNLRDPYVISLGSEPVSCLMPINTSVYAACGKKVWVLHGVNGDITKSFSVQHEHVGSVKLMAHSGVGLWVALKNSSTVCLYHTETFKHLQDINIASNVLRVTRSNNASNSCGDNLNNNQTAVTVTALLACKGLLWVGTNVGISLTIPLPRLEGVPIISGRVNISYHAHFGPITFLLAIQNPKNTTSCSTSEEINDEETVQLRTKETENRTRDRASLDSSMSNSIIKLKQQLAGSPVMLRRKRSKEYEYKGSKTLPRGLGSGGGFLSSSMSGSQSSGENCDVYGLYGELMYVKDYENENSSGIDPIYESLRRSDPELAAIPNKVSTLDRRLKMKITRPRSLDLSNWSVDSHASSLYTSSGSEENISLKTGKLSRNSSTASRNGPYETTTPNSSIVQSVPEAVPAPNNLKPNGKKINKTLQQVEQPKRTVLTLMGGRGYINWRQLNAQSVADKSSKSGYTFKDPNSNDAHIVLWEMKL